The following DNA comes from Gemmatimonadota bacterium.
CATGTCCGAGTACGCCGGGGTGGACTGCCCTCCGAAAACCGGGGATTCCTGGCGGGTCAACTTTTCGCGGGTCGAGTGGGAGTTCGAGCGCTACAAGGACGGCTATCTGCGGAAAGAAGGCGTGCCCTGCGACAACTGGGTCTGGTCGCCGCAGGGCGTGATCAACATGCACGTCCCCGAGATGTGGGGGCACGTGGTGTTCTCGGATACGGTCGTGGGAACAGCGGAGATGTAACGGGTAGTCGTCTTGCCCGGTCAGGTTAGTTTCATTACGGTCAAGATGACCCCCATACAGGAAACGACAACGCCGATTGTCCATCGAAATTGCGTATTCGAGTGGGCAAACATGTCCGTTCTCATCCGTTCCATGTCCGTTCTCATCCGTTCCATGTCTGTTCTCAGTACACCCAGATCTTCACGGGTCGCGAAGGCCTTCAGATCTTCACGGGTCGCGAAGGCCTTCAGATCGTCTCGTGTGACGACATGCTCCAGCTTCTCCTCGATCCTGGTCAATCGGATCTTGATGTTGTCCGAACTGTAGTAAAGATCATCTTCGATCCGCCTGATGGATTCCGCGATTTCCCGTGAACTCATCCCGGTATTGCCGGTTGGGCGTTTGCGTTTTTGATCATTCATCGTGTCTATCCTTGAGTTATGTGTTTATGCCTGGAACCATGTAATAATGGAACGCAGCCTTCAGTTTTTAACTGTAAGTGACGATTCATGGCAGAAACCATTTGAACGCCGTAACTGTAATCCCCGCCAGTGCGAGCATGCTACCTATAGTCCACCTGATCATACTGATCTTCATGTTTGTAAGGTCTTCTCGGGTTGCGAATACCTTCAAATCATCACGCGTGGCGAAGGCCTTCAGATCATCACGTGTGACGACATGTTCCAGTTTTTTCTCGATCCGCTTGACGGATGCCGCGGTTCCGCGTCGACCTGACGTTGCATCACCGGTTCGTCGTTTGTTTTTTGTGTGGTTCATTTGCGTCTAGCGATCCTCCCAATGACGGCTGTTGGTTCAGGTTAGCTTCAATACGGTCAAGATGACTCCCATGCAGGAAACGACAACGCCGATTGTCCATCGAAACAACGTATTCGTGTGGGTGATCATTTCCGTTCTCAATCCTGCAAGATCCTCCCGTGTGGCAAATGCCTTCAGATCTTCCTTTGTGGCGTATGCCTTCAGATCATCTCGGGTGGTTACATGCTCCAGTTTTTCCTCGATCCTGGTCAGTCGGATCTTGAAGTTGTCCGAACTGAAATACAGATCATCTTCGATCCGTCTGATGGACGCCTCGATTTCCCGTGAACTCATCCCGGTTTCACCGGGTGGGCGTTTGCTTTTTGGATTGTTCATCGCTCCTGTCCTCTTGTTTATATTGTGACTCCTTGATCATACCTACTTGATCATACCATTTGCATGCGGGACGCGGCCATCGCTCCGGGTTGCTTTTTGCTCTCTGATTCGCTCCTACCGAAGTCCGCCTTCGGGATCGGCGCCGCGAATCCTCCGGATCAACGCCCTTTAATCGTATCAGTAGTAGAGCGTACGAGTGATCTCGTGTTTTACTTTCTTTAATAGCGATTGGCACGGCGGAGATGACGTGTGTGATCATCTCTATGCATCACTAATACGAAATTTACTTACGATTATTTTACTCTTATTTACTAATATATAAAAAATATTTGCGTTTATATGAACATCGTTTTAATTTTTGACGATAGAGGGAAAAAACAACGAATCGTGGACATCCTATGACCGGCGACACCGATTTGAATAACGATACCGAGTTGATTAATGGCACGGATCGGATACCGAACCCGCGTTTACCCGCCCAATGCCCGGGCTGTGGCGCGGCCCTGAAAGTCACCCGCCTGGATTGTACCGAGTGCGATACGGCCGTGATAGGCGGTTTCCACCTTCCTCCGTTAGCCCGGCTTGCCTCGGAGGATCAGGCCTTCGTGCTCTGCTTTCTCCAGACCGGCGGCAATCTCAAGGACATGGCCGAACACTACGGCGTCTCCTACCCCACGCTGCGGAACCGCCTCGATGACCTGGTCGAGCATCTGGATTCGTTGGCGGCGGATCGCCCGGAGGAAGAACTCGACGAAGCAAGCTGATTCTGATGCGCATTCCATAGTAGGACGCCAGCCATGGACGCTTCCCACACCATCGCTTCCCACACACGCAAGACACCAGTCTGGCGCATGTGGCTGTTCAATCCCTTCCACTACCTGGCCGGCGGGCCGGCGCTGGCCTGGGGCCTGGCATGCATCATCTTGACCGCCTGGCTCGGCGGCGCATTCGATTACCGTTACACGGGCACGCTTTCCTTCCAGCTTTCGACGCCGACGCCAATCTGGCTCGCCATAGCGCAAGGCCTTTTGGCGTGGCTAGTTCCCAGCGCCCTGCTCTACCTTGCCGGCCGCGGTCTCAGCCGTAGCCGCGTACGCCCCATCGACGTCTTCGGTACCCAGGCCCTGGCCCGTGCGCCTGGTCTGCTCGTGGCCCTGATCGTGTTGTCCCCGCCCTTTCGCGACTTCACGGACTCTCTGATTGCCCAGGGCGCCTCTCACTTCTCTGTCGCACAGCTAACCGGCCTCATCGCGGTAGGTACGGTGATGGTGTTGCTGCTGGTCTGGATCGTGCTCCTCATGTACCGCGCCTTTTCCGTTTCGTGCCATGTCGCCGGTGGCTGGGCGATTGGTGCATTCATCGCCGCCATCGCCGTGGGCGAGGTGGCCACTGGAGCGACGGGACAGCTCCTGCAGGGCACCGTCGCTCCTCAGCCTGTTGTCAGCATTCCCGTCCAGTCCGATCAACAACATCGGGCCGCGCAGCTGACCACACGGATCCTCCAGGGGTACGAACAGGGCCGCTTTGAAACTCTGAGCTCAGAGGAGGCCACCGAGGGATTTCGCGTGGGTTTCACCGTGGAGGTACAACGTCAGAACCACCAGGCCATTCGACTGATGTTCGGCGCCTTCGAGGGCCTGGACTACGTCGAAACCCGGTACATGGACAGCCAGCCACACCTGCTGATCCACCGCTTCAGAGGCCGGTACGGGGCCGCGTCCCAGCCACCCGAAGTGCGCGTCGTCCTCGACCGGTACGGCAAGCTGGCGGGTCTTTGGATCAAGCCCTGGCAGGACGAAATGCAATGAGCACCTATCGCCACACCCAGTTCGGCACGGTCAATGTCATCATCATTATCGCCATCCTGCCGCTGGTCATTCTGCCCGCGTGGCTGGCCGGAGCGGCACCCCTCGCGTGGATGATATTGATCTTCCTGCTCGGTGTCCTGGCGCTGTTCCACAACCTGACCGTCACGATCGATGGCCAGGACCTCCGCATCAGTTTCGGCATCGGCCTGATCCGGAAGCGGTTCCCCCTGGATCGGATCGAGTCCTGCCAGCCGGTCAGAAACTCCTGGCTTTATGGTTGGGGGATCCGACTAACGCCGCGGGGCTGGCTATACAACGTATCGGGTCTGGAAGCGGTGGAGCTGAAGATGAAGAGCGGCAAGACCTGCCGCATCGGAACGGACGAGCCCGGGGTCCTGGCCGCCGCGCTTGAGGAGGCGCTGGACAGCTCGAGTACAGGAGTAGAGTAAATCCTTGAGTTGTCGAACCTACGATTCTCTTCGGTATCAGAATAGATATATGAGATGCAGGTTGATTGAGGCCTTGGTGACGTTTGTGACAGACCGACTGTGTGAAGACCATGATTCCATATTTAACTCACGCTTGTAGCATTTGCTTGCACGGAGTACCCGAATGAACGTTATTTGATGTAGACGTACGCCAAACAACTCCAAAGGGGCATCCGTGAGCAAAGGACTGGTCAGAACAGTAATCAACCTGGAAGACAAGCAGAAAGCGTGGCTGGACCAACAGGCCGCACTGCGACGTGTATCCAGGGCCTCGTTGATTCGTCAGGCAGTCAGCGAATACCAGGCCAAGGAAAGGCGTGGCTCGGATGTTTCATTGCATGAGGCACTCGAACAGACCGCAGACATCTGGCAATCCGGTGACGGCCTTGAGTACCAGGTGCAAATCCGCAAGGAATGGCTTTGAGTCATGGCGAGATACCTGCTGGACTCGGTTATCGTCATTGACCACTTCAACGGCGTTGATGCAGCGAGGGAGTTCCTGGCCGCTCACGGTCAAGATTGCGTGATATCCGTCATTACCCGCGCAGAGACGCTAGCTGGATTCCCTCCCGAATCTGAACCGTTGGCTCTCGAGCTCCTGGATCAGTTTGCCGCATTGCCAGTTACCATAGAAGTCGCCGATGCCGCCGCAAAGTTGAGACACCACCACGGCATGAAACTTCCGGATGCAATTCAAGCGCCCATTGCAATACAGGAAGGAATGTCCTTGGTCACTCGAAACACGCGAGACTTCAAGGCTGACGGTCCGGTCGCAGTGACGATCCCCTATCAATTACCTCGATAAATCCACAAGTAGAATGATTCCGCAGTGACGCCTACGCCATCGAAGAAGCGCTGGGGAATGCAAGCTGCCATCGCGGAATTGAGGTTGTGGCCGTGCACTCAACTCACCCCACCCCCACCTCAATCCCGATGGGGCAGTGGTCCGAACCCATGACGTCTGGCATGATCCACGCGTCGGAGACTGAGGGCATCAGGTCCGCGGTTACGTAGAAGTAATCGATGCGCCAGCCCACGTTCCGCTTTCTCGCTCCGGACATGAGGTGCCACCAGGTGTAGTTGTCCGGCCCTTCGTCGAATTGCCGGAAGGTATCTACGTAACCCATATCAACGATCTTGTCGATCCACTCGCGCTCCATGGGAAGGAACCCGGAGATCTTCTCGTTGTCCTTAGGACGGGCGAGGTCGATGGCGTTGTGTGCAGTATTCACGTCGCCGCAGATGACCAGCTTTTTGCCGTCCGTGCGGAGCGATTCCCAGTGCGCCAGGATGGCCTCGTAGAAATCCATCTTGTACTGCAGCCGTTGGGCGTTCTGCTTGCCGTTTGGGAAGTACACGTTGAACAGGGTGAAATCGGGATATTCCAGAACCAGAGTCCGACCTTCCGAATCGAATCGCTCCTCGCCAAACCCTTTCGCAACGCTGATGGGTTCGTGGCGCGTGTAGACACCAACGCCGCTGTATCCTTTTTTCTCCGCTTCTGACCAGTAACTCGTATATCCGTCGACATCCGTGATCTTGGCGTCCAGCTGCGACTCCTGGGACTTGGTTTCCTGGATGCACAGGATGTCCGGCGCCTCTTCCTGGAGCCACTCGATAAATCCCTTCTTCGCCACCGCCCTTACCCCGTTCACGTTCCAGCTCAACAGATTCCATGAAGACATGAAGATCACCTTTCCTGGTTGATGCTGTTATTGATTACAAATTCCACACTCACGACATCCGTCCGTTCGATCCGGTCACCTCTCGCACGGTGGCTTCGGATGGGGAAATCGTCGGCCTTGAGGTACTCGCCGGTCTCGCGGACTTCGCGATCCTGCAACGACTCCTGATCGGTCGAATCCTCTCCAGCCCCTTGCTTTAATTCCTCGACCGCCACATCCCCCAAAGTCACCACGATCTCCGGATCGACCTCTGCCGTGAAATCCAGCAACTCCGAATCCCCCGGTACGAGTTCGTAGAGCTGGTTGATCCGGCAGCGGTCCATGGTACAGCGCTTGATGCAGGCGTAGCCTTCGAGATCGCGGTAGGCGACGGTGAAGACGCGGCCCGGTTCCTCCATGGCGCAGTACAGGATATCGAGGTCGACGTACATTTTGTCAAGGGTATTGTGGACGCCCGCGACGCCTCCGGATCGCACGATCACGACGCGGTCGTAGAGGGAGACGTTGAAGAGGGGCTTGCCGCTCTCGATGGTGTAGCCCATGTACCCGGATTCAGTGTCGTAACGGAGCACCAGGTCGCGGGTCGCGGCGTCGCGTTCCTGCACCGGCGTGAAGGGTTTGACCTCCGAACGGCGGGGATGCTCGTCGCGGTAGCCGCGGATGAGCTGCTCCAGGAAATCGATGGCGAAATCCGTGAGGTGATGAAGGTTGTGGAGCACCGTCCTGAGCTGGCTTTCGATCTCCCGC
Coding sequences within:
- a CDS encoding DUF2089 domain-containing protein, encoding MTGDTDLNNDTELINGTDRIPNPRLPAQCPGCGAALKVTRLDCTECDTAVIGGFHLPPLARLASEDQAFVLCFLQTGGNLKDMAEHYGVSYPTLRNRLDDLVEHLDSLAADRPEEELDEAS
- a CDS encoding ribbon-helix-helix protein, CopG family; translation: MSKGLVRTVINLEDKQKAWLDQQAALRRVSRASLIRQAVSEYQAKERRGSDVSLHEALEQTADIWQSGDGLEYQVQIRKEWL
- a CDS encoding type II toxin-antitoxin system VapC family toxin, which codes for MARYLLDSVIVIDHFNGVDAAREFLAAHGQDCVISVITRAETLAGFPPESEPLALELLDQFAALPVTIEVADAAAKLRHHHGMKLPDAIQAPIAIQEGMSLVTRNTRDFKADGPVAVTIPYQLPR
- the xth gene encoding exodeoxyribonuclease III; protein product: MSSWNLLSWNVNGVRAVAKKGFIEWLQEEAPDILCIQETKSQESQLDAKITDVDGYTSYWSEAEKKGYSGVGVYTRHEPISVAKGFGEERFDSEGRTLVLEYPDFTLFNVYFPNGKQNAQRLQYKMDFYEAILAHWESLRTDGKKLVICGDVNTAHNAIDLARPKDNEKISGFLPMEREWIDKIVDMGYVDTFRQFDEGPDNYTWWHLMSGARKRNVGWRIDYFYVTADLMPSVSDAWIMPDVMGSDHCPIGIEVGVG